One Kitasatospora sp. NBC_01287 DNA window includes the following coding sequences:
- a CDS encoding serine protease, giving the protein MNSAGRRRSAAVGAAAALTLLATAGCGSSATRQAAPPAPSPTSAAPAPSNGLALPSGLPGGLPSLNDLKKWKFSDWDNWAKQHAIPQAVKGFWNLQKMLQAKPSDPVVQPQQPTDGGTDPLPAPLPAQAIAHPYAQNAVDGKVFFDVAPGKHAVCSATVISDPQHPGKSNLIWTAGHCLTSGKSGQQYSNIAFVPAFNSSGAVSGGKQVDNQGQFAPFGVWDATAGISSPQWYAEGGETGGPASQYDFAIIRVQSQDGSGKSLEETVGGSVPVWFNAPRDQLKINAVGYPAAPPFDGMEMEHCDGGQATRLSFDTSRPAMDVIGCGMTAGSSGGGWFALRNGKPALVSNTSIGPEESGWLAGPYLDDVAQSALDYISKKG; this is encoded by the coding sequence ATGAACAGCGCAGGACGCCGACGCTCCGCGGCCGTCGGCGCCGCGGCCGCCCTGACCCTGCTCGCCACCGCGGGCTGCGGGTCGAGCGCCACCCGGCAGGCGGCCCCGCCCGCACCGAGCCCCACTTCGGCGGCACCCGCTCCGTCGAACGGGCTGGCGCTGCCCAGCGGGCTGCCCGGTGGCCTGCCCAGTCTGAACGACCTGAAGAAGTGGAAGTTCTCGGACTGGGACAACTGGGCCAAGCAGCACGCGATCCCGCAGGCGGTCAAGGGCTTCTGGAACCTGCAGAAGATGCTCCAGGCCAAGCCCAGCGACCCGGTCGTCCAGCCGCAGCAGCCCACCGACGGCGGCACCGACCCGCTGCCCGCCCCGCTCCCGGCCCAGGCGATAGCCCACCCGTACGCGCAGAACGCGGTGGACGGCAAGGTCTTCTTCGACGTCGCTCCCGGCAAGCACGCGGTCTGCTCGGCCACCGTGATCTCCGACCCGCAGCACCCGGGCAAGAGCAACCTGATCTGGACCGCCGGGCACTGCCTGACCAGTGGCAAGAGCGGGCAGCAGTACAGCAACATCGCGTTCGTCCCGGCCTTCAACAGCTCCGGCGCGGTCAGCGGCGGCAAGCAGGTCGACAATCAGGGCCAGTTCGCGCCGTTCGGCGTCTGGGACGCCACCGCCGGGATCTCCTCGCCGCAGTGGTACGCGGAGGGCGGCGAGACCGGCGGCCCGGCCAGCCAGTACGACTTCGCGATCATCCGGGTGCAGAGCCAGGACGGCAGCGGGAAGTCGCTGGAGGAGACGGTCGGCGGCTCGGTCCCGGTCTGGTTCAACGCCCCGCGCGACCAGCTGAAGATCAACGCGGTCGGCTACCCGGCCGCGCCGCCGTTCGACGGCATGGAGATGGAGCACTGCGACGGGGGCCAGGCCACCCGGCTCTCCTTCGACACCTCGCGCCCGGCGATGGACGTGATCGGCTGCGGCATGACCGCCGGCTCCAGCGGCGGCGGCTGGTTCGCGCTCAGGAACGGCAAGCCCGCGCTGGTCAGCAACACCTCGATCGGCCCGGAGGAGAGCGGCTGGCTGGCCGGCCCGTACCTGGACGACGTGGCGCAGAGCGCGCTGGACTACATCAGCAAGAAGGGCTGA
- a CDS encoding serine protease — protein MTGRPARTPRATAVRLPIAAALAAALALTAGCGSGAGRGGDPRALPGLPDLRGWSSADWSRWAQQHLLHNEIARDLWSPAAMKAPAAPGTAAAAPSPSAVPAPARTGSDPLPGPVPARPVPHPYPADLAVFGRLLAKSPQGTYTCSGTVVSDPAHPGKSNLVWTAGHCLHGGKGGDWLKNIAFVPDYNSAGAAGGGRSATLAQVAPLGRWWADHAMVAPQWMAEGSDAAGGAVSQYDSGIIRVTDPDLPGTSLEEAVGGSVPIWFDAPRERIGAVTAYGFPALQPFDGQQLDSCAGGGPGRLSYDPTRPAMLTIGCTMTAGASGGGWLATGPDGRPALVSNTSIGPSPASWVAGPQLDDQARQMFTAMTELP, from the coding sequence ATGACCGGCCGCCCCGCCCGCACCCCGCGCGCCACCGCCGTCCGGCTCCCGATCGCCGCGGCGCTGGCCGCCGCCCTGGCGCTCACCGCCGGGTGCGGCTCGGGTGCCGGGCGGGGCGGCGATCCGCGCGCACTGCCTGGTCTGCCCGATCTGCGCGGCTGGAGCAGCGCCGACTGGTCCCGCTGGGCGCAGCAGCACCTGCTGCACAACGAGATCGCCCGCGACCTCTGGTCCCCCGCCGCGATGAAGGCGCCCGCGGCGCCCGGCACGGCCGCCGCCGCCCCCTCGCCGTCCGCCGTGCCCGCCCCGGCGCGGACCGGCAGCGACCCGCTGCCCGGGCCCGTCCCGGCGCGGCCGGTCCCGCACCCCTACCCGGCCGATCTCGCGGTCTTCGGCAGGCTGCTCGCCAAGAGCCCGCAGGGGACCTACACCTGCTCGGGCACCGTGGTGAGCGATCCGGCGCACCCCGGCAAGAGCAACCTGGTGTGGACCGCCGGGCACTGCCTGCACGGCGGCAAGGGCGGCGACTGGCTGAAGAACATCGCCTTCGTGCCGGACTACAACAGCGCCGGTGCGGCCGGTGGCGGCCGCTCGGCCACCCTCGCCCAGGTCGCCCCGCTGGGCCGCTGGTGGGCGGACCACGCCATGGTCGCCCCGCAGTGGATGGCGGAGGGCAGCGACGCGGCGGGCGGCGCGGTCAGCCAGTACGACTCGGGGATCATCCGGGTCACCGACCCCGACCTGCCGGGCACCTCGCTGGAGGAGGCGGTGGGCGGCTCGGTGCCGATCTGGTTCGACGCCCCGCGCGAGCGGATCGGCGCGGTCACGGCCTACGGGTTCCCGGCCCTGCAGCCCTTCGACGGCCAGCAGCTGGACTCCTGCGCCGGCGGCGGCCCCGGCCGGCTCTCCTACGATCCGACCCGCCCCGCCATGCTGACCATCGGCTGCACCATGACCGCCGGCGCCAGTGGCGGCGGCTGGCTGGCCACCGGCCCCGACGGCAGGCCGGCGTTGGTCAGCAACACCTCGATCGGCCCCAGCCCGGCCAGCTGGGTGGCCGGGCCGCAACTGGACGATCAGGCACGGCAGATGTTCACCGCCATGACCGAACTGCCCTGA
- the hflX gene encoding GTPase HflX, with product MDEDLAAIDEDLGQNYDGDQYDRSERAALRRVAGLSTELEDVTEVEYRQLRLERVVLVGVWTDGTVEEAENSLAELAALAETAGSEVLDGVIQRRDKPDAATYIGSGKAKELRDIVAATGADTVVCDGELTPGQLIHLEDVVKVKVVDRTALILDIFAQHAKSREGKAQVSLAQMQYMLPRLRGWGQSLSRQMGGGGSGSSGGGMATRGPGETKIETDRRRIREKMAKLRREIVDMKKGRDTKRQERKRHQVPSVAIAGYTNAGKSSLLNRLTGAGVLVENSLFATLDPTVRRATTPGGRLYTLADTVGFVRHLPHHLVEAFRSTMEEVADADLILHVVDGSHPEPETQLAAVREVIVSVDAQHVPEIVVINKADAADPHVLQRLLRREPHAIVVSARSGQGIDELLQLIDQELPRPAVEVQALVPYTRGDLVSRVHAEGELLETEHTGEGTLLRAKVAAELAAELERYAVAVRS from the coding sequence ATGGACGAGGACCTCGCGGCGATCGACGAGGACCTCGGTCAGAACTACGACGGCGACCAGTACGACCGCAGCGAGCGTGCCGCGCTCCGCCGGGTCGCGGGTCTGTCCACCGAGCTCGAAGACGTCACCGAGGTCGAGTACCGCCAGCTGCGCCTGGAGCGCGTGGTGCTGGTGGGCGTCTGGACCGACGGGACGGTCGAGGAGGCGGAGAACTCGCTCGCCGAGCTCGCCGCGCTCGCCGAGACCGCCGGTTCCGAGGTGCTCGACGGCGTGATCCAGCGCCGCGACAAGCCGGACGCCGCCACCTACATCGGCTCCGGCAAGGCCAAGGAGCTGCGCGACATCGTCGCCGCCACCGGCGCCGACACCGTGGTCTGCGACGGTGAGCTGACCCCTGGTCAGCTGATCCACCTCGAAGACGTGGTGAAGGTCAAGGTGGTCGACCGGACCGCGCTGATCCTGGACATCTTCGCCCAGCACGCCAAGTCCAGGGAGGGCAAGGCCCAGGTCTCGCTGGCGCAGATGCAGTACATGCTGCCGCGCCTGCGCGGCTGGGGTCAGTCGCTCTCCCGGCAGATGGGTGGCGGTGGCTCCGGCTCCTCCGGCGGCGGGATGGCCACCCGTGGTCCCGGTGAGACCAAGATCGAGACCGACCGGCGCCGGATCCGCGAGAAGATGGCGAAGCTCCGCAGGGAGATCGTCGACATGAAGAAGGGCCGGGACACCAAGCGCCAGGAGCGCAAGCGGCACCAGGTCCCCTCGGTGGCGATCGCCGGCTACACCAACGCCGGCAAGTCCTCGCTGCTCAACCGGCTCACCGGCGCCGGCGTCCTGGTGGAGAACTCGCTGTTCGCCACCCTGGACCCGACCGTCCGGCGGGCCACCACTCCGGGCGGGCGGCTGTACACGCTGGCCGACACCGTCGGCTTCGTCCGGCACCTGCCGCACCACCTGGTCGAGGCGTTCCGCTCGACCATGGAGGAGGTCGCCGACGCCGACCTGATCCTGCACGTGGTGGACGGCTCGCACCCCGAGCCGGAGACCCAGCTCGCGGCCGTCCGCGAGGTGATCGTCTCGGTCGACGCGCAGCACGTGCCGGAGATCGTGGTGATCAACAAGGCCGACGCCGCCGATCCGCACGTGCTGCAGCGCCTGCTGCGCCGCGAGCCGCACGCCATCGTCGTCTCGGCCCGCTCCGGGCAGGGCATCGACGAGCTGCTCCAGCTGATCGACCAGGAGCTGCCGCGGCCGGCCGTCGAGGTGCAGGCGCTGGTTCCCTACACCCGGGGTGACCTGGTCTCCCGGGTGCACGCCGAGGGCGAGCTGCTGGAGACCGAGCACACCGGTGAGGGCACGCTGCTGCGGGCCAAGGTGGCCGCGGAGCTGGCCGCCGAGCTCGAGCGGTACGCGGTGGCCGTGCGGAGCTGA
- a CDS encoding bifunctional (p)ppGpp synthetase/guanosine-3',5'-bis(diphosphate) 3'-pyrophosphohydrolase has translation MTVETGRPTGQALSSGTSEAPSTVPRPPEVLPAGPPAAGPASPEPPSPGRRLLGRAVLGRAGRAALLATGRAPVPDAIEPLVQAHRRHHPQADLALLSRAYRTAEVSHRGQKRKSGEPYITHPLAVTMILAQLGAETTTLVASLLHDTVEDTEVTLDQVAAAYGAEVAYLVDGVTKLEKVDFGAAAEAETFRKMLVATGDDVRVMVIKLADRLHNMRTIRHMKPASRIRIAKVTRDVLIPLAERLGIQVVKTELEDIVFATLHPEEYARTRALIAAREAAQDELLSPFAAALRRQLAETGVAAEVTVRPRHCVSVHRALLRRGPGARPHPVDLARLLVVVEETADCYAVLGELHTCWTPLPGEFKDFVAAPKFNLYQSLHTAVAVDGAPVEVLVRTPRMHRIAEFGVVALGSPQPADQQPGAEAAGRDELDGTDPARPGWLSRLLEWQQDTPDPDAFWSTLTADLSDDGEITAVTEEGATLVLPVGASCVDAAYQLGEGIGHRCIGARVNGRLVALATPLADGDMVGILTEPGSGPGGPEPTGPSPQWLEFAHTPGARIAIERWLAEHPGPAPAAPTGPVAAAPPAASPAAAASPGAHRQGGRALPPRAPGGRGRLVIAPGHPGATVRLARCCTPVPPDRVTGFQIRGGSIAVHRADCPTGERMRGAGRGPVQLDWAPEAGAAAAAVPATFRVTLQAEALNRPGLLADLTAAMSATGLDIVSAVVEPPQELRVRHTYTVELPGADTLPVVMRAMLRVSGVYDVRRPGLEAPRPPRLRQPARGVGNTGDPAPSPVRPSKGMRDSSTVLEAVEGRPETP, from the coding sequence ATGACCGTCGAGACCGGCCGGCCGACCGGCCAGGCCCTGTCAAGTGGGACATCTGAGGCTCCGTCAACCGTGCCGCGCCCGCCCGAGGTGCTGCCCGCCGGGCCGCCCGCGGCCGGGCCGGCGTCACCCGAGCCGCCGTCACCCGGTCGGCGGCTGCTGGGGCGGGCCGTGCTCGGCCGGGCGGGTCGGGCCGCGCTGCTGGCCACCGGGCGCGCCCCGGTGCCGGACGCGATCGAGCCGCTGGTGCAGGCGCACCGCCGCCACCATCCGCAGGCCGACCTCGCGCTGCTCAGCCGCGCCTACCGGACGGCCGAGGTCAGCCACCGGGGGCAGAAGCGCAAGAGCGGCGAGCCGTACATCACCCACCCGCTCGCCGTCACCATGATCCTGGCCCAGCTCGGCGCCGAGACCACCACCCTGGTCGCCTCGCTGCTGCACGACACGGTCGAGGACACCGAGGTGACGCTCGATCAGGTCGCCGCCGCCTACGGTGCCGAGGTCGCCTACCTGGTGGACGGCGTGACCAAGCTGGAGAAGGTGGACTTCGGCGCGGCCGCGGAGGCGGAAACGTTCCGCAAGATGCTGGTCGCCACCGGGGACGACGTGCGGGTGATGGTGATCAAGCTCGCCGACCGGCTGCACAACATGCGCACCATCCGGCACATGAAGCCCGCCAGCCGGATCCGGATCGCCAAGGTGACCAGGGACGTGCTGATCCCGCTGGCCGAGCGCCTCGGCATCCAGGTGGTCAAGACGGAGCTGGAGGACATCGTCTTCGCCACCCTGCACCCCGAGGAGTACGCCAGGACCAGGGCCCTGATCGCCGCCCGGGAGGCCGCCCAGGACGAGCTGCTCAGCCCGTTCGCGGCGGCGCTGCGCCGGCAGCTGGCCGAGACCGGGGTGGCGGCCGAGGTGACCGTGCGGCCCCGGCACTGCGTCTCGGTGCACCGGGCGCTGCTGCGCCGCGGCCCGGGCGCCCGCCCGCACCCGGTGGACCTGGCCCGGCTGCTGGTGGTGGTCGAGGAGACCGCCGACTGCTACGCCGTCCTCGGTGAGCTGCACACCTGCTGGACCCCGCTGCCAGGCGAGTTCAAGGACTTCGTGGCCGCTCCCAAGTTCAACCTCTACCAGTCGCTGCACACCGCGGTCGCGGTGGACGGCGCGCCGGTCGAGGTGCTGGTCCGCACCCCCCGGATGCACCGGATCGCCGAGTTCGGCGTGGTCGCACTCGGCAGCCCCCAGCCGGCCGACCAGCAGCCCGGCGCCGAGGCGGCCGGGCGCGACGAACTGGACGGCACCGACCCGGCCAGGCCCGGCTGGCTCAGCCGGCTGCTGGAGTGGCAGCAGGACACCCCCGACCCGGACGCCTTCTGGTCCACCCTGACCGCCGACCTCTCCGACGACGGGGAGATCACCGCGGTCACCGAGGAGGGCGCCACCCTCGTGCTGCCGGTCGGGGCCAGCTGCGTCGACGCCGCCTACCAGCTCGGCGAGGGGATCGGCCACCGCTGTATCGGCGCCCGGGTGAACGGGCGACTGGTCGCGCTGGCCACCCCGCTGGCGGACGGCGACATGGTGGGCATCCTGACCGAGCCGGGTTCGGGGCCCGGCGGGCCCGAGCCCACCGGGCCGAGCCCCCAGTGGCTGGAGTTCGCACACACGCCGGGCGCGCGGATCGCGATCGAGCGCTGGCTGGCCGAGCACCCGGGGCCGGCGCCGGCCGCGCCCACCGGCCCGGTCGCGGCCGCCCCGCCGGCGGCGTCACCGGCGGCCGCCGCCTCACCCGGGGCGCACCGGCAGGGCGGGCGCGCGCTGCCGCCCCGCGCGCCCGGCGGCCGCGGGCGGCTGGTGATCGCTCCCGGCCACCCGGGTGCGACCGTGCGGCTGGCCCGCTGCTGCACCCCGGTGCCGCCGGACCGGGTGACCGGGTTCCAGATCCGCGGCGGGTCGATCGCGGTGCACCGCGCCGACTGCCCCACCGGCGAGCGGATGCGCGGCGCGGGGCGCGGCCCGGTGCAACTGGACTGGGCGCCGGAGGCCGGCGCGGCCGCCGCCGCGGTCCCGGCCACCTTCCGGGTCACCCTGCAGGCCGAGGCGCTGAACCGCCCGGGGCTGCTGGCCGACCTGACCGCCGCGATGTCGGCCACCGGGCTCGACATCGTCTCCGCCGTGGTCGAACCACCGCAGGAGCTGCGGGTCCGGCACACCTACACGGTGGAGCTGCCCGGGGCGGACACCCTCCCGGTGGTGATGCGCGCGATGCTGCGGGTCTCCGGGGTCTACGACGTCCGCCGCCCCGGTCTGGAGGCCCCGCGCCCGCCCCGGCTGCGCCAGCCCGCCCGCGGGGTCGGAAACACGGGTGACCCGGCCCCCTCGCCCGTGCGACCATCGAAGGGAATGCGGGACTCCTCCACCGTGTTGGAAGCGGTGGAGGGGCGGCCCGAAACGCCCTGA
- the dapF gene encoding diaminopimelate epimerase, with the protein MSAPTPQGLSFLKGHGTENDFVILPDPDGRLRLGPAEVARLCDRRAGIGGDGLLRVVRAARDEASAAMADEAEWFMDYRNSDGSIAEMCGNGVRVFARYLVHAGLAAPGPLVIATRAGLRQVRIAEDGPDGTPGAITVDMGRALLPGPEGIEVAVGERRWPARNVSMGNPHAVAFVADLAQAGNLYQAPGVSPAGVYPQGVNVEFVVDRGERHVAMRVHERGSGETRSCGTGACAVAVAAARRDGLDPAVIGAPVSYTVDVPGGRLVITEHPDGRVEMTGPAVIVAEGVIEPGWL; encoded by the coding sequence GTGAGCGCACCCACCCCGCAGGGCCTGTCCTTCCTCAAGGGCCACGGCACCGAGAACGACTTCGTCATCCTCCCCGACCCGGACGGCCGGCTGCGGCTGGGCCCGGCCGAGGTGGCCCGGCTCTGCGACCGCCGGGCCGGGATCGGCGGCGACGGCCTGCTGCGGGTGGTCCGCGCGGCCCGCGACGAGGCCTCGGCAGCCATGGCCGACGAGGCCGAATGGTTCATGGACTACCGCAACTCCGACGGCAGCATCGCCGAGATGTGCGGCAACGGCGTGCGGGTCTTCGCCCGCTACCTGGTGCACGCCGGGCTGGCCGCACCCGGCCCGCTCGTGATCGCCACCCGCGCCGGGCTGCGGCAGGTGCGCATCGCCGAGGACGGCCCGGACGGCACACCCGGCGCGATCACCGTCGACATGGGCCGGGCGCTGCTGCCGGGTCCCGAGGGCATCGAGGTGGCGGTGGGGGAGCGGCGCTGGCCGGCCCGCAACGTCAGCATGGGCAACCCGCACGCGGTGGCCTTCGTGGCCGACTTGGCCCAGGCCGGGAACCTCTACCAGGCGCCCGGGGTCAGCCCGGCCGGGGTCTACCCGCAGGGCGTCAACGTCGAGTTCGTGGTGGACCGGGGCGAGCGTCACGTCGCGATGCGGGTGCACGAGCGCGGCTCCGGCGAGACCCGCTCCTGCGGCACCGGCGCCTGCGCGGTGGCGGTCGCCGCGGCCCGGCGGGACGGGCTGGACCCGGCGGTCATCGGGGCGCCGGTCAGCTACACGGTGGACGTGCCCGGTGGGCGGCTGGTGATCACCGAGCACCCCGACGGGCGGGTCGAGATGACCGGTCCCGCGGTGATCGTGGCCGAGGGCGTGATCGAACCAGGCTGGCTCTGA
- the miaA gene encoding tRNA (adenosine(37)-N6)-dimethylallyltransferase MiaA: protein MSSSPSRIPARIPVVSVVGATAAGKSDLAVALARVLGGEVINTDSMQLYRGMDIGTAKLTEAERAGVPHHLMDVWEVTETASVAEYQRLARAEIDRLLAAGRPPVLVGGSGLYVRAAIDEMEFPGTDPVVRAELEAELAERGPAPLHERLAALDPAAAAAILASNGRRIVRALEVIRLTGRPFTANLPSNTAVYPAVQIGVAVPRPELDERIALRVDRMWQAGLLDEVRGLEARGLREGLTASRALGYQQVLAHFAGECSEEEARVETVRATKRFARRQESWFRRDERIHWLDRPTGTDPADLLERSLELVERAG, encoded by the coding sequence GTGAGCAGCTCTCCTTCCCGTATTCCGGCCCGTATTCCGGTGGTCTCGGTGGTCGGCGCGACCGCGGCCGGCAAGTCCGACCTGGCCGTCGCGCTGGCCCGCGTGCTGGGCGGCGAGGTGATCAACACCGACTCCATGCAGCTCTACCGGGGCATGGACATCGGCACCGCCAAGCTCACCGAGGCCGAGCGCGCCGGTGTCCCGCACCACCTGATGGACGTCTGGGAGGTCACCGAGACCGCCAGCGTCGCCGAGTACCAGCGGCTGGCCCGGGCCGAGATCGACCGGCTGCTGGCCGCCGGGCGCCCGCCGGTGCTGGTCGGCGGCTCCGGGCTGTACGTGCGCGCGGCGATCGACGAGATGGAGTTCCCGGGCACCGATCCGGTGGTGCGCGCCGAGCTGGAGGCCGAGTTGGCGGAGCGGGGGCCGGCCCCGCTGCACGAGCGGCTCGCCGCGCTCGACCCGGCCGCCGCGGCCGCCATCCTGGCGAGCAACGGGCGGCGGATCGTCCGGGCGCTGGAGGTGATCCGGCTGACCGGGCGTCCGTTCACCGCGAACCTGCCGAGCAACACCGCGGTCTACCCGGCGGTCCAGATCGGCGTCGCGGTGCCCCGCCCGGAGTTGGACGAGCGGATCGCCCTGCGGGTGGACCGGATGTGGCAGGCCGGGCTGCTGGACGAGGTCAGAGGGCTGGAGGCGCGTGGGTTGCGCGAGGGGCTGACGGCCAGTCGGGCGCTCGGTTACCAACAGGTGCTGGCGCACTTCGCGGGCGAGTGCTCCGAGGAGGAGGCGCGGGTCGAGACGGTGCGCGCCACCAAGCGGTTCGCGCGCCGTCAGGAGTCCTGGTTCCGCCGGGACGAGCGGATCCACTGGCTGGACCGGCCCACCGGAACGGACCCGGCGGACCTGCTGGAACGCTCGCTGGAACTGGTCGAGCGGGCGGGCTGA
- a CDS encoding antitoxin yields MGVISWFRRRIAEVPTAADGGSVAVLDPQEQVAPGTTGGEQQESPPGVPAARTAPEAELGGSPAPVDEGGAADESAAATLLDVPAILSPDVAELLAAALAAAAQSVEPAEDALPPSRPERPDTGDEAMGLMDNLKGKAEELKDRASALAGQHNEKIDDLVDKAGGAIDKATKGKYSDKIATGAEKAKGAVDDFAEKGHPGEEPTTGGADERPGRQG; encoded by the coding sequence ATGGGTGTTATCAGCTGGTTCCGTCGTCGGATCGCCGAGGTGCCGACGGCCGCGGACGGCGGTTCGGTCGCGGTGCTGGATCCGCAGGAGCAGGTGGCGCCGGGGACGACCGGGGGCGAGCAGCAGGAGTCGCCGCCCGGTGTCCCGGCAGCCCGGACGGCCCCCGAGGCCGAGCTGGGCGGGTCACCGGCGCCGGTGGACGAGGGCGGTGCGGCGGACGAGAGCGCTGCGGCGACGTTGCTGGACGTCCCGGCGATCCTCTCGCCGGACGTCGCCGAACTGCTGGCCGCCGCGCTGGCGGCGGCCGCGCAGAGCGTGGAGCCGGCCGAGGACGCCCTTCCGCCGAGCCGACCCGAGCGGCCTGACACAGGAGACGAAGCCATGGGCCTGATGGACAACCTCAAGGGCAAGGCCGAGGAGCTCAAGGACAGGGCCAGCGCGCTGGCCGGTCAGCACAACGAGAAGATCGACGACCTGGTCGACAAGGCCGGCGGCGCGATCGACAAGGCCACCAAGGGGAAGTACAGCGACAAGATCGCCACCGGTGCCGAGAAGGCCAAGGGCGCGGTGGACGACTTCGCGGAGAAGGGCCACCCGGGCGAGGAGCCGACCACCGGCGGGGCGGACGAGCGGCCGGGCCGGCAGGGCTGA
- a CDS encoding class III extradiol dioxygenase subunit B-like domain-containing protein, which produces MLVAAAVCPCPPLLVPEVASGAAAELEGLRAACAEAVGELLAAGPELLVLVGDGPRAEVWTEGGAGSFHRYGVPLGVRLPSGGVEGPELSPALTIGAWLLDRAGAALPTHACAVPGDASAERMLGLGRGLAQLADRVGLLVLGDGSARRTVKAPGYLDDRAEEYDAEVARALGAADTAALAALDPGLSGELLAAGRAPWQVLAGAAEGAGLAGRLRYAQAPYGVGYFVASWS; this is translated from the coding sequence ATGCTGGTCGCCGCCGCCGTCTGCCCCTGCCCGCCGCTGCTGGTCCCCGAGGTCGCCTCGGGTGCCGCCGCCGAGCTGGAGGGGCTGCGAGCGGCCTGTGCCGAGGCGGTCGGCGAACTGCTGGCCGCCGGCCCCGAGCTGCTGGTGCTGGTCGGCGACGGGCCGCGGGCCGAGGTCTGGACCGAGGGCGGGGCCGGCTCGTTCCACCGCTACGGCGTCCCGCTCGGCGTGCGGCTGCCCTCCGGCGGGGTCGAGGGCCCCGAGCTCAGCCCCGCGCTCACGATCGGCGCCTGGCTGCTGGACCGGGCCGGCGCGGCGCTGCCCACCCACGCCTGCGCGGTGCCCGGCGACGCGTCGGCGGAGCGGATGCTCGGGCTCGGCCGGGGGCTGGCCCAGCTGGCCGACCGGGTCGGGCTGCTGGTGCTGGGCGACGGCAGCGCCCGACGCACCGTCAAGGCGCCCGGCTACCTGGACGACCGGGCCGAGGAGTACGACGCCGAGGTGGCCCGGGCGCTGGGGGCGGCGGACACGGCCGCGCTGGCCGCGCTGGACCCCGGGCTGAGCGGCGAGCTGCTGGCCGCGGGGCGGGCGCCGTGGCAGGTGCTGGCCGGTGCGGCTGAGGGGGCCGGGCTCGCCGGGCGGCTGCGGTACGCGCAGGCGCCGTACGGGGTCGGGTACTTCGTGGCCTCCTGGAGCTGA